The window aaggcacagtggatcatgcaGGAAAAGAGTGAGACTCACCAGGGGCTGGCCGGTGCGCCTGGCTCCTATTGTCCCTGCAGAGAAACACACTTGGGGTCACCAGGCCGACCCTGAGCCGTGCTCCTAGGTGGGGGGTCTTAGTCCAGGGGCCTTCATCAGGGACTTAGCCTGGCGGGGAGatggggggaggtggggtggggtgagggaagggtggaggaaggggaggcGGGAGTGAGGGCCGCCAGCAGGGTTAGGGCAGGGCAGGCCGAGGGGCTGGGATGACGTTACCTCGTGCGGCCCGGGAGCAGATGACGGCCAGGACCCAGACTAGCAGCACCAGGCTGCCCAGCAGGCCGCCCACGACACCAACCACCAGGGTTTGGAACTGGCCGGCTGGCCTgggtgaggggctggggtgggctgTGGGCACTTCTGCCCTTCTCTCTGGAAGGGCACAAAGGTCAGGGGTTAGGACGGGGTCAGGGTggagggtcagggtcaggggtgAGGGCAGACTAGAGGGGCTGGGGTGCTTCCAGAGCTAGAGGACAGAGATGCCGGTCACCATTCCCCAGGTGCAGGACAGAGCCCTGGACTGGAGCTGGGGGGTCCCTGCCCTACGACCCTGGAGCTCCTGATCCTGTGCAGGAGGGGACACCCACCCCAGGACCGGCTCAGCTCACCCCTGCCCCGGGGCCTCCGAGGCCGCACCTGTCACCCTGAGCTCTGCCCGCAGGCTCTCTTTGATCTGCGCCTTGGGGGCCAGGGAGATGGCCCCACAGAGGTAGGTGCCGCTGTCATTGCGCCGGGCCCTGACCACGCTCATGTGGAAGTCACGCCCGTTGGGCAGTTGTGTGACACGGAAGCGGCAGTCCTGGCCGGGCTGGCTGCGGTCCTCGGGGAAGGCGGCCAGCTTGTCCGTCTGGTTGCTGGGGCTCATGCGGTACCAGTTTAGCACGAAGCTCTCCGATGTGTTGGAGAAGCTGCAGGTGAAGGTGGCGTTGTCCCCTTCGGTCACCACGAGCAGGGCTGGGGAGAAGGTGGGGGGGTTCCAGGGCCTGTCTGGGGAGtctgagagatggagagaggtgaggaaggggCTGGGTGGCCCCACAAAGCCTCCCCGGCCACCTGCTCACATCCCTCGGGCAGCAAGGGCTCTGGAAGGGCCACCCCAGCTGGAATGTCATTGAGAAGTCTCTGCTGGGGCCTCTGCCACCCGGGGATGGGCACTGGCCTCCACTGCAGAGCCTCTTCCTTCTACGTGAGGCtgcagcttctgcacagcacctGGCTCTGACTTGGGTCTCCCTGATTTCCTACTAAGAGCCTTCACCCCCTTCCCCGTTGAGGCCAGTTCCCCCAGAAAGGGCTGTTTGGGGGCTACCCATCCCCAGCCCCTGACCCTTGGGCATCCTGGCCTGGTCCTGTCTGCACTGCTCTGGCACAGGGGAGTGTAACTGgtctgggtgggtggggggctgcCCATGGAGACCCCAGCCCTGGGAGGAGTGTGGCCCCTTGGCAGGCTCAGGGTCCAGTCTTTGCCCCCTTTTCAGGACAAGCTCGGAGCTGGGACCACGTGGTATGGGCATTGCTGCCCTGGGCAGTGGGCAGTGGGGCCTCCACATTTTCCAGCAAGACAGTGGGGACTAGAGCTCACAGCAAAGATGCTTCAGAGACGAGATGGGCCATTGACTCGGATGTGGACAGACACGGGGCCCCCGACCCTGGGCTCCCAAGACAAGGACCTCCTGAAACATATGCCTGCCAGGGTCAGGGCTTGGGATACCCGCATGGCAACGTGGGGGTCGCGGCTCTTCCGCCAG of the Homo sapiens chromosome 2 genomic scaffold, GRCh38.p14 alternate locus group ALT_REF_LOCI_1 HSCHR2_3_CTG15 genome contains:
- the PDCD1 gene encoding programmed cell death protein 1 precursor gives rise to the protein MQIPQAPWPVVWAVLQLGWRPGWFLDSPDRPWNPPTFSPALLVVTEGDNATFTCSFSNTSESFVLNWYRMSPSNQTDKLAAFPEDRSQPGQDCRFRVTQLPNGRDFHMSVVRARRNDSGTYLCGAISLAPKAQIKESLRAELRVTERRAEVPTAHPSPSPRPAGQFQTLVVGVVGGLLGSLVLLVWVLAVICSRAARGTIGARRTGQPLKEDPSAVPVFSVDYGELDFQWREKTPEPPVPCVPEQTEYATIVFPSGMGTSSPARRGSADGPRSAQPLRPEDGHCSWPL
- the PDCD1 gene encoding programmed cell death protein 1 isoform X1, with amino-acid sequence MQIPQAPWPVVWAVLQLGWRPGWFLDSPDRPWNPPTFSPALLVVTEGDNATFTCSFSNTSESFVLNWYRMSPSNQTDKLAAFPEDRSQPGQDCRFRVTQLPNGRDFHMSVVRARRNDSGTYLCGAISLAPKAQIKESLRAELRVTERRAEVPTAHPSPSPRPAGQFQTLVVGVVGGLLGSLVLLVWVLAVICSRAARG